Proteins found in one Triticum aestivum cultivar Chinese Spring chromosome 4D, IWGSC CS RefSeq v2.1, whole genome shotgun sequence genomic segment:
- the LOC123100331 gene encoding anthocyanidin 3-O-glucoside 6''-O-acyltransferase-like: MGVNSNELRVLDAGVVRPSDLDLPPRSIPLTFFDVKWLRPPPVQRLFLYRLHRNHDVDQLISGLKASLCKALTLFYPLAGHVRLAPNSNNRYELFYQPGDGVPFTAAEYDADVDDLARPSDGEPVQVARLAPLVPPLPKGRAVLAVQATVLLEGRGLALGVTVHHSAGDGASSTHFLHTWAAICNGAVEMPQPPIIDRTLIADPRGLYDIYSKGMPSDGSEIEFVTSRMSSVPDDQLVATFTLTQELLTAIKDALAGEAARHGVPSRRCSSMLATYSFIWSCYCRAKKEQNQTNTTHLLFSVDHRARLKPPVPAKYFGNCCSPAIASARHGELAAAGTGGLFTAFTAIASALEEEVGEGSQERWDGGIERVKEAAKAGMVFVVGSPKFRVYDIDFGFGRPMKVVAMSATATGSMPVADARDGGGGVEVALSFPADGMENFQRSFAEAMHAIGMQ, from the coding sequence ATGGGCGTCAACAGCAACGAACTCCGCGTCCTGGACGCTGGCGTGGTCAGGCCGTCCGACCTCGACCTCCCGCCGCGCTCCATTCCGCTCACCTTCTTCGACGTCAAGTGGCTCCGCCCGCCGCCCGTCCAGCGCCTCTTCCTCTACCGTCTCCACCGCAACCACGACGTCGACCAGCTCATCTCCGGCCTCAAGGCCTCCCTCTGCAAGGCCCTCACCCTCTTCTACCCGCTCGCCGGCCACGTCCGCCTCGCCCCGAACAGCAACAACCGCTACGAGCTCTTCTACCAGCCCGGCGACGGCGTCCCCTTCACCGCTGCCGAGTACGACGCCGACGTCGACGACCTTGCCCGTCCCTCCGACGGCGAGCCCGTGCAGGTCGCCAGGCTCGCGCCTCTCGTGCCGCCGCTGCCGAAGGGCCGCGCGGTGCTCGCCGTGCAGGCCACCGTTCTGCTCGAGGGTCGGGGCCTCGCGCTCGGCGTCACCGTGCACCACTCCGCCGGTGACGGCGCCAGCTCCACCCACTTCCTGCACACTTGGGCCGCCATCTGCAACGGCGCTGTTGAAATGCCGCAACCGCCCATCATCGACCGCACGCTCATCGCTGATCCCAGGGGCCTCTACGACATCTACTCCAAAGGAATGCCGAGCGACGGCAGCGAGATCGAGTTCGTGACCAGCAGAATGTCCTCTGTCCCCGACGACCAGCTCGTCGCCACATTCACGCTGACTCAAGAGCTCCTAACTGCCATCAAGGACGCGCTCGCCGGAGAGGCGGCCAGGCACGGTGTGCCGTCACGCAGATGCTCGTCGATGCTCGCCACCTATAGCTTCATCTGGTCCTGCTACTGCCGAGCCAAAaaggaacaaaaccaaacaaaCACAACCCACCTCCTTTTCTCCGTGGATCACCGGGCGCGGTTGAAGCCGCCCGTCCCTGCCAAATACTTCGGCAACTGCTGTAGCCCGGCCATCGCCTCAGCACGCCAcggcgagctcgcggcggccggCACAGGAGGCCTCTTCACGGCGTTCACGGCGATCGCGAGCGCGCTGGAGGAAGAGGTGGGCGAGGGTTCACAGGAGAGGTGGGACGGAGGCATCGAGAGGGTGAAGGAAGCCGCGAAGGCCGGCATGGTGTTTGTGGTGGGGTCACCCAAGTTCCGCGTGTATGACATCGACTTCGGTTTCGGGCGGCCGATGAAGGTGGTGGCCATGTCTGCGACTGCCACCGGCTCGATGCCAGTGGCAGATGCGCGTGACGGTGGTGGCGGTGTCGAGGTGGCGCTCTCATTTCCGGCGGACGGCATGGAGAATTTTCAACGGAGCTTTGCCGAAGCCATGCATGCCATCGGGATGCAATAA
- the LOC123100332 gene encoding anthocyanidin 3-O-glucoside 6''-O-acyltransferase-like: protein MGANSNDLRVLDAGVVGPSDLDLPPRSLPLTFFDVKWLRPPPVQRLFLYRLQHNHNVDQLISDLKASLSKALTLFYPLAGHVRLAPNSGNRYELFYQPGDGVAFTVAEYDADVEQDLARAEPVQVAKLAPLVPPLPKGRAVLAVQATVLLGGRGLALGVTLHHSACDGASSTHFLHTWAALCAGAAEMPPPPVIDRTLIADPRGLYDIYSKGLPSDGSEIEFVSSSVSSVPDDQLLGTFTLPQELLRGIKDTVAREAARQKNAPPPRCSSLLAAFSFMWSCYCRAKQEQNQTKTTYFLFSVDHRTRLKPRVPDRYLGNCLGPAIAAARHDELAAPGTEGLFAAFMAIAEALQEEVGEGSHDRWDACVERVKEAAKVGLFSVAGSPRFRVYGIDFGFGPPAKVDVVSVAKTGAMSMAEARDGHGGIEVGISLPTSGMEHFRRCFDDAMHAVGMQERVYI from the coding sequence ATGGGTGCTAACAGCAACGACCTCCGCGTCCTGGACGCCGGCGTTGTCGGGCCGTCCGACCTCGACCTCCCGCCACGCTCACTCCCGCTCACCTTCTTCGACGTCAAGTGGCTCCGCCCGCCGCCCGTCCAGCGCCTCTTCCTCTACCGCCTTCAGCACAACCACAACGTCGACCAGCTCATCTCCGACCTCAAGGCCTCCCTCTCCAAGGCCCTCACCCTCTTCTACCCGCTCGCCGGCCACGTTCGTCTCGCCCCGAACAGCGGCAACCGCTACGAGCTCTTCTACCAGCCCGGCGACGGCGTCGCCTTCACCGTCGCCGAGTACGACGCCGACGTCGAACAAGACCTTGCCCGCGCCGAGCCCGTCCAGGTGGCCAAGCTCGCGCCTCTCGTGCCGCCGCTGCCGAAGGGCCGTGCGGTGCTCGCCGTGCAGGCCACGGTGCTGCTCGGGGGGAGGGGCCTCGCTCTTGGTGTCACCTTGCACCACTCCGCCTGTGACGGCGCCAGCTCCACCCACTTCCTGCACACATGGGCCGCCCTCTGCGCCGGTGCCGCTGAAATGCCGCCGCCGCCAGTGATCGACCGCACGCTCATCGCCGATCCCAGGGGCCTCTACGACATCTACTCCAAAGGATTGCCGAGCGACGGCAGCGAGATCGAGTTCGTGAGCAGCAGCGTGTCCTCTGTCCCCGACGACCAGCTCCTCGGCACGTTCACGCTGCCTCAGGAGCTCCTGCGTGGCATCAAGGACACGGTCGCCCGTGAGGCTGCCAGGCAGAAGAACGCGCCGCCTCCCAGATGCTCGTCTCTGCTCGCCGCCTTCAGTTTCATGTGGTCCTGCTACTGCCGGGCCAAACAGGAACAGAACCAAACTAAAACAACCTACTTCCTTTTCTCCGTTGATCACCGGACCCGGTTGAAGCCGCGCGTCCCAGACAGGTACCTGGGCAACTGCCTAGGTCCGGCCATCGCCGCCGCGCGCCATGACGAGCTTGCGGCTCCGGGCACGGAGGGCCTCTTTGCGGCGTTCATGGCGATCGCTGAAGCTCTCCAAGAAGAGGTGGGCGAGGGATCACACGATAGGTGGGACGCGTGTGTTGAGCGGGTGAAGGAGGCGGCGAAGGTTGGCCTGTTCTCCGTCGCCGGTTCGCCGAGGTTCCGCGTGTACGGCATCGATTTTGGGTTTGGGCCGCCGGCGAAGGTGGACGTGGTGTCCGTGGCAAAGACCGGCGCGATGTCAATGGCGGAGGCACGTGACGGGCACGGCGGCATCGAGGTAGGGATCTCACTGCCGACGAGCGGCATGGAGCATTTTCGACGGTGTTTTGACGATGCGATGCATGCCGTCGGCATGCAAGAGCGGGTCTATATATAG
- the LOC123098650 gene encoding uncharacterized protein isoform X1 translates to MYVIHKVISLGGGTLGWVDLWRGILLYNVLDEVPVVQVIQLPMLMPGNKAGLGVCPWNIRDIACGDGLIKLVEVETYERPVDDETAYHDDMLVVYDSDLLAEQPVRDNVGWRIITWYRMTSWNYWRKECMHHDEEISVDHSRHQIGDGGGELLALKNLSASFPVLSLNCHCDDTVYLLRNLKSDTQKIWLVTVDLKMKQLINLAPFSIGGYFSPAYPCQLSKYLKGTLASAGSRS, encoded by the exons ATGTATGTGATTCACAAGGTGATTTCGCTTGGAGGAGGCACACTGGGCTGGGTCGATCTCTGGAGGGGGATTTTGCTCTACAATGTGCTCGACGAGGTGCCTGTGGTGCAGGTGATTCAGTTGCCTATGCTGATGCCTGGCAATAAGGCTGGTCTTGGAGTATGTCCGTGGAACATTCGCGACATTGCGTGCGGCGATGGCTTGATTAAACTTGTTGAGGTGGAAACTTATGAAAGACCGGTTGATGATGAAACGGCATATCATGATGACATGCTTGTAGTTTATGATTCAGATCTTTTGGCAGAGCAGCCGGTGCGGGACAATGTTGGTTGGAGGATCATAACGTGGTATAGGATGACTTCTTGGAACTATTGGCGTAAGGAGTGCATGCATCATGATGAGGAAATATCCGTTGACCACTCCAGGCATCAGATCGGCGATGGAGGCGGAGAATTATTAGCTTTGAAGAATTTGTCTGCGTCTTTCCCTGTTCTGAGCTTAAACTGTCACTGTGATGATACTGTTTACCTGCTACGTAACTTGAAATCTGACACTCAAAAGATATGGTTGGTCACTGTTGACCTGAAGATGAAGCAGCTGATAAATCTGGCACCGTTTTCTATCGGAGGATATTTCAGTCCAGCTTACCCATGTCAGTTATCCAAATATCTGAAAGGCACTCTAG CTTCTGCTGGGTCACGCAGTTAA
- the LOC123098650 gene encoding uncharacterized protein isoform X2, giving the protein MSSSSATPVSIIKLFSASCRPPPLRCGPDAATADWVLLEPLAYVADRTNATTAEAISSTGYTIQATFCAADPPDVSCVCIHCPGIEEADFPERPRIICSHKDLLLLWVTFKFGPYDEDGLREHFVYKAGPGRPSLHLLPDPLPFVARAWEVGLVPHGDDGHFLLAALCFTQTPWVYDLSSRLRHGLGAPRWLQQTCQTR; this is encoded by the coding sequence ATGTCCTCCAGTTCGGCCACTCCAGTATCAATTATCAAGCTTTTCTCCGCCTCCTGCCGGCCCCCGCCTCTCCGGTGCGGCCCTGATGCCGCCACCGCCGACTGGGTCCTCCTGGAGCCGCTGGCGTACGTCGCTGACCGCACCAACGCCACCACCGCCGAAGCCATCTCGAGCACCGGCTACACCATCCAGGCCACCTTCTGCGCCGCCGACCCGCCGGATGTCTcctgcgtgtgcatccactgcccgGGCATCGAGGAGGCCGACTTCCCGGAGAGGCCCCGCATAATCTGCTCCCACAAGGACCTCCTCCTGCTCTGGGTCACCTTCAAATTCGGCCCCTACGACGAGGACGGGCTCCGCGAGCACTTCGTCTACAAAGCCGGACCCGGGCGGCCGTCACTCCACCTACTCCCAGATCCCCTCCCGTTCGTCGCCAGAGCCTGGGAGGTCGGCCTCGTGCCCCACGGCGACGACGGCCATTTCCTGCTCGCCGCCCTCTGCTTCACGCAGACGCCTTGGGTCTACGACCTCTCTTCTCGTCTACGTCATGGGCTTGGAGCACCAAGGTGGCTTCAGCAGACATGCCAGACAAGGTAA